The Carassius gibelio isolate Cgi1373 ecotype wild population from Czech Republic chromosome B18, carGib1.2-hapl.c, whole genome shotgun sequence sequence tgacacttttgttcAACTGTATGAGTCCTTAcacaataaaagtattcatttacgTATTTGAAAAAGTACCTTAGAGACCACAAAGTTTTAAATGACAGTTATTATAAGATGCAggagttgtttttgtttgtttgttttttagtagACAACAGTGATCTCAAAACCCCCGGCACAGTTACATTCAGTAGCCCTCCTTCTAACTGTTTGACACGAGGAACATGTCTCATGTGCTGTCTATTTGCAAAGACcaacaagtaaaataaaaaagtaaatattttaatggaCATAATGGTATAAAGTGTGTTCATTTTCTGTTGGGATGCTGCCTTAGAAAGTAGACATTAAGGCAATTTTCTAGAGTTTGGGACAGAGTTTCTATTCATCGATATTAAAGAGGTCAGCAGGTTTCTGAAAACAAGAGAGAAGATCATGCAGGTCAAAAGTTCATTTACCTCCCACAGTCCTCTTTCAGTTTGCGGGCAGCTTGTTTGGACTGTTTGATCTGTAGGTCCAGCCGGTGTAAGTAGTCTTTAGCGGACAGCTCTTCTGCCTTCACGGGTCGGGCGATGGGCTCCGGGGCGGCTGGTTCTGGTGGGGGTGATGGAGCGTCCACGTCCTGACTCATGCACAGTGACTCCTGGGGCGTGCTCCCCTCGCTGTCAGGTGACTCCAGAGACAGTCCATTAAAGAGGGAGCGTTTTTCGGACTTAACAGGAATATTTAGAGTGTTTCGCAGGAATATGCAGTCATTGCTGAATAGTTTATTCACTCGTTTAATTTGCTCCATCTGTgcacataaagaaaaaaataagaacatatgaAAATATCAATGTATTTTATAAGACACACAAACCTATCTATCTAGTGTTTGCTTGATCTACATTAGCAGCATGGGTCTAATGTAAATAATCAAACTACATGAgcaaatatttgtttagaaatcAAGAGCCAGGTTGTAATACGTGATTTCTTTAGATGACTCCAGACAATTCAGTTTACAAATCAGTTTGCAAGTCCATTTGATCTCCAAATCTTTCATTACACACAGTATGACTggatgttttttattatgatccaTGAGTTTATCACAGTTATCTTTACACATCAGGTCTGCAGAGTCATATCATAAGCCCAACCTGGGCATTACAGGTGCATCGTAATAAGCTGGCTGCTGTCTTCTCTGTATTTTCACTCACAGCATTTGTTACGCATTATATGATGGTTTCATCATGCAGAACAAGCTTATGGTACTAAATACTTCTGTATGTACTCCAGATCCCCAGACATGCATGTGATCCCAACAAATAACACCTAGGCACACAGCTCACTTTGTTTAGATCACACAGCCCATATAAAGCGATTTGGAGTATAATAGGACAGAATCAACAGCTGCACTCCACACCTGACACCttaaaatgctgtaaacagtGCACAGCCTATAACCTTGACCTATAATACTGTTGTTTACAACGTTTTGAAACTCAGCCTATGAAACAGCAAGGACCGACCATGCAGGTGCCCATGTCTAATGATGTTCAAAACAAGAGCCCACGCTTTACAATGCACATCAATGTTGCCTAACCAGTGACTTTACTAGGTTTGAAAGATGTCATGTAACGACATGAGCCCAAAAATAGCTGCAGGCGCTTTTAGTGTTCTAAAAATGTGGTCTTTACAGTTAAGACAGACAAGCAGCTCACTAGTTGAGACACAGTCCATGTCGCGCCTATGATGCTCAAAAGAGGACGCACAACAACAGTAAGCATGTAACGTTAACTTAAGGAAATTACTAGGCCTTGGTTTCTTGTATGT is a genomic window containing:
- the LOC127977893 gene encoding lysM and putative peptidoglycan-binding domain-containing protein 2, translated to MAEFSPVLPPLRDDGGGGGRYGYGQPLFPRSRSGSESDSELSQSLARTKTRSYGSTASVTAPLGERYIEHRVTDGDTLQGIALKYGVTMEQIKRVNKLFSNDCIFLRNTLNIPVKSEKRSLFNGLSLESPDSEGSTPQESLCMSQDVDAPSPPPEPAAPEPIARPVKAEELSAKDYLHRLDLQIKQSKQAARKLKEDCGREEDDPANSTSSYQEI